In one window of Lewinella sp. 4G2 DNA:
- a CDS encoding bifunctional UDP-sugar hydrolase/5'-nucleotidase — translation MNRRFFIRKAAVGGGLMLVPTLAQSATLFPKDAPKLTILHTNDWHSRIEPFPDDGGRNANRGGAIRRMRLIESVRAQEDNVILLDSGDIFQGTPYFNFFAGELEMKLMSKMGYDAATIGNHDFDGGMENLATQLQHADFPMLSANYEFAGTPLAGQTKPYTIIERGDIKVGVFGVGIELDGLVPEKLYGNTQYLEPIAIANRTAGMLRNKERCDVVVCLSHLGFRYRGDKVDDIKLASASKDIDIILGGHTHTFLNEPVEVPNEQGIPVVVNQVGFGGLRVGRLDLTFPGGQARACVACSNLRV, via the coding sequence ATGAACCGCAGATTCTTCATCCGCAAAGCAGCCGTCGGTGGTGGCCTGATGCTGGTCCCAACGCTCGCACAAAGCGCTACCCTCTTCCCAAAGGATGCCCCAAAACTCACTATCCTACACACCAACGATTGGCACAGCCGGATTGAGCCCTTCCCCGACGACGGCGGCCGCAACGCCAACCGCGGCGGTGCCATCCGGCGCATGCGGCTGATTGAAAGCGTCCGCGCCCAGGAGGACAACGTGATCCTGCTGGATAGCGGAGACATCTTTCAGGGCACGCCCTACTTCAACTTCTTCGCCGGCGAACTCGAGATGAAGCTGATGAGCAAGATGGGCTACGACGCCGCCACGATCGGCAACCACGATTTCGACGGCGGGATGGAAAACCTGGCGACTCAACTGCAGCATGCGGACTTTCCCATGCTATCGGCCAACTACGAGTTTGCGGGTACACCACTCGCCGGGCAGACCAAACCCTACACCATCATCGAGCGCGGGGATATCAAAGTGGGTGTCTTCGGCGTGGGGATCGAACTGGACGGGCTCGTTCCGGAAAAACTGTACGGTAACACCCAGTACCTGGAGCCCATCGCAATTGCCAACCGCACTGCAGGGATGCTCCGTAATAAGGAGCGGTGCGACGTCGTCGTTTGCTTGAGCCACCTTGGTTTCCGTTACCGCGGGGACAAGGTTGATGACATCAAACTCGCATCGGCAAGCAAAGACATCGACATCATCCTCGGTGGCCACACCCACACCTTCCTCAACGAGCCGGTGGAGGTGCCGAACGAACAAGGCATTCCCGTCGTCGTCAACCAGGTTGGATTCGGCGGTCTGAGAGTCGGCCGGCTGGATTTGACCTTTCCGGGTGGCCAGGCAAGGGCATGCGTAGCTTGTAGTAATCTGCGGGTATAA
- a CDS encoding 5'-nucleotidase C-terminal domain-containing protein has product MNKLFTYLAVSACLLSCKTSYGPVTVSPSVYNINADTGALPQVPGNGEGTTSESVDEVAGLIAPYKAQLDAKMNRVLAEIVTPLKKGSPESNLGNWMADIMQVAATEYYPDHPIAFAATNSGGLRVSEIGAGPLIVSEIYELMPFDNKLVVLPLTGVQVKEFINHIANSGGWPVSDELRVNRSGGKLNVKIKGRALDPAATYYVATIDYVANGGSNSSMLKGIPQIETGYFLRDVLIDFAGRSTAPIDVKSTGERMKL; this is encoded by the coding sequence ATGAATAAGCTATTCACCTACCTGGCCGTTTCCGCCTGCCTGCTGAGTTGCAAGACGAGTTACGGTCCCGTCACCGTCAGCCCAAGTGTTTACAACATTAATGCAGATACTGGGGCGCTGCCGCAGGTGCCAGGTAATGGGGAGGGGACCACCAGCGAAAGCGTGGACGAAGTTGCAGGCCTGATCGCCCCCTACAAGGCCCAGCTGGACGCCAAGATGAATCGCGTCCTCGCCGAGATCGTCACTCCACTAAAGAAAGGAAGCCCCGAAAGCAACCTCGGCAACTGGATGGCGGATATCATGCAGGTGGCCGCTACGGAATACTACCCGGACCACCCCATCGCCTTCGCCGCCACGAACAGCGGCGGCCTCCGGGTAAGCGAGATCGGGGCCGGCCCCCTCATCGTATCCGAGATCTACGAATTGATGCCCTTCGACAATAAGTTGGTCGTCCTGCCCCTCACTGGCGTCCAGGTAAAGGAATTCATTAACCACATTGCTAACTCCGGCGGCTGGCCCGTTAGCGATGAACTGCGCGTCAATCGTTCCGGTGGCAAGTTGAACGTTAAGATCAAGGGCCGGGCGCTGGACCCCGCCGCGACCTACTACGTAGCGACCATCGATTACGTGGCCAACGGTGGCTCCAACTCCTCCATGCTCAAGGGAATCCCCCAAATTGAGACCGGCTACTTCCTCCGCGACGTCCTGATTGACTTTGCCGGCCGCTCCACTGCTCCCATCGACGTGAAGAGCACCGGGGAACGGATGAAGTTATAA
- a CDS encoding DUF423 domain-containing protein → MQKYIRLFAGLGALAVALGAFGAHGLKTLVGPQELETFATGVRYHFYHTMAIGLVSVLTLSPLLRRPYLKWATLFFLVGILLFSGSLYLLALQSVHGIPTVFLGPVTPIGGVFFIAGWVCLFLAPSQSPAHE, encoded by the coding sequence ATGCAGAAATACATTCGCCTGTTCGCTGGGCTGGGCGCCCTCGCCGTTGCGTTGGGTGCTTTTGGGGCCCACGGGCTCAAGACCCTCGTCGGGCCGCAGGAGCTAGAGACTTTCGCCACCGGGGTGCGCTATCATTTTTATCATACAATGGCCATTGGGTTAGTTAGCGTGCTCACGCTGTCGCCTCTCCTTCGTCGGCCTTACCTGAAGTGGGCGACCTTGTTTTTCCTGGTGGGTATTTTGCTCTTCTCCGGGTCGCTGTACTTATTGGCGCTACAATCCGTCCATGGTATACCAACGGTATTTTTGGGCCCGGTCACCCCAATTGGCGGCGTCTTCTTCATTGCCGGTTGGGTTTGTCTATTTTTAGCCCCCAGCCAAAGCCCCGCCCATGAATAA
- the fabD gene encoding ACP S-malonyltransferase: MKAYVFPGQGAQFSGMGKSLYDLSPMAKQLFHQADEVLGYSLSKVMFEGSDEELKQTRITQPAIFAHSAITYLVATDIEQPTAVAGHSLGEFSALVAAGALDFPSALRLVAERAEAMQEATDATEGTMAAVLGLDDSMIEEACAAIEEVVVPANYNTNGQLVISGSVAGVEKASKILTDLGARRVVALPVGGAFHSPLMQPAQDRLKAAIEEARFRPPACEIYQNVDAQPSTDPDQIKEKLIAQLTSPVRWTQTVANMQAAGLTDFVEVGGKGKILAGLIRKVDRALNVEQLG; the protein is encoded by the coding sequence ATGAAAGCATACGTATTCCCCGGCCAGGGCGCCCAGTTCAGTGGAATGGGAAAATCTCTGTACGACCTTAGCCCCATGGCAAAGCAACTCTTCCACCAGGCCGACGAGGTGCTGGGATACTCCCTCTCGAAAGTGATGTTTGAAGGTAGTGACGAAGAACTCAAGCAGACCCGGATCACTCAACCCGCCATCTTTGCCCACTCCGCCATTACTTACTTGGTGGCAACGGATATCGAGCAACCCACCGCCGTGGCGGGCCACAGTTTGGGAGAGTTCTCCGCCTTAGTTGCTGCTGGCGCGTTAGACTTCCCATCTGCACTCCGGCTGGTGGCCGAACGCGCCGAAGCGATGCAGGAAGCGACGGACGCTACCGAAGGCACCATGGCCGCCGTCCTCGGATTGGATGACAGCATGATCGAAGAAGCCTGCGCCGCCATCGAAGAGGTAGTAGTGCCGGCCAATTATAATACTAATGGCCAACTCGTCATTTCCGGTTCCGTCGCCGGCGTAGAGAAAGCCAGTAAGATCCTGACGGACCTCGGTGCTCGCCGCGTCGTCGCCTTGCCAGTCGGTGGCGCCTTCCACAGCCCATTGATGCAGCCAGCGCAGGACCGCCTGAAAGCAGCCATCGAAGAGGCGCGGTTCCGTCCGCCTGCCTGTGAGATCTACCAGAACGTGGATGCCCAGCCATCTACCGATCCTGACCAGATTAAGGAAAAGCTGATCGCTCAACTTACGAGCCCCGTACGTTGGACGCAGACCGTGGCCAATATGCAAGCGGCCGGGTTGACTGACTTCGTGGAAGTAGGAGGTAAAGGAAAGATTCTTGCCGGCCTAATTCGAAAAGTAGATCGGGCACTAAACGTGGAACAATTAGGGTAG
- a CDS encoding CcmD family protein: MQLTNTTRRMIRPLLTACVLMTSVSALVAQASAAPPADFLRSINKLYVVVAVIVIVFLGLAYYLWSLDRKVTDLENQINDHV, translated from the coding sequence ATGCAACTAACCAATACCACCCGGCGAATGATCCGCCCCCTGCTTACCGCGTGTGTTTTGATGACCTCCGTTTCCGCCCTGGTTGCCCAGGCTTCGGCCGCCCCGCCGGCTGATTTTTTGCGGAGCATCAATAAACTGTACGTCGTAGTAGCCGTGATCGTGATCGTATTCCTGGGTTTAGCCTATTACTTATGGTCCCTCGATAGGAAGGTGACCGATTTAGAAAACCAAATAAACGATCATGTCTAA
- a CDS encoding Glu/Leu/Phe/Val dehydrogenase — protein MSNNVSFLDSVNRYFDQAAPHTGLDDGLLKQIKICNSVYQIHFPVKIGGDVKVIEAYRAQHSHHRSPTKGGIRYSNHVNQDEVVALATLMSYKCAIVDVPFGGAKGGVKINPWEYSDTDLEKITRRYTTELIRRKFIGPAVDVPAPDYGTGPREMAWIYDTYRSFHPDDINAAGCVTGKPVNQNGVRGRTEATGRGVYYGIREACNQPDLMEKLGLNLGIAGKTMVIQGLGNVGSHTATISQDEGGVKIIGVSEVEGAIYNPEGIDIHALLRHREHHGSILSFPGAQVYGKDKRRAVMEFECDILVPAALENQIDKNNAPSVKAKIVAEAANGPVTADGAAILAERGVVVIPDIYLNAGGVTVSYFEWLKNLSHMRFGRLEKRFDERVYTKIVEQIESTTGKTISERDREMITRGADEIDLIRSGLEETMITGFRGIYTLYKNNDGIKDLRTAAFALAISKISSDYIALGIWP, from the coding sequence ATGTCTAACAACGTTTCCTTTTTGGATAGCGTCAACCGCTATTTTGACCAGGCTGCGCCCCATACGGGCCTCGATGACGGTCTGCTGAAACAGATCAAGATCTGCAACAGCGTCTACCAGATCCACTTCCCGGTCAAGATTGGCGGAGACGTCAAGGTTATTGAGGCCTACCGCGCCCAGCATAGCCACCACCGTAGCCCGACGAAGGGTGGTATCCGCTATTCCAACCACGTGAACCAGGATGAGGTAGTAGCACTCGCTACGCTGATGTCCTACAAGTGTGCCATTGTCGACGTACCCTTCGGCGGTGCTAAGGGTGGTGTCAAGATCAACCCCTGGGAGTACAGCGATACGGATCTGGAAAAAATCACCCGCCGTTACACTACTGAATTGATCCGCCGCAAATTCATCGGCCCCGCAGTGGACGTCCCCGCTCCTGATTACGGAACCGGCCCCCGCGAGATGGCCTGGATCTACGATACTTACCGTTCTTTCCACCCCGACGACATCAACGCTGCGGGTTGTGTGACCGGCAAGCCCGTCAACCAAAATGGCGTCCGGGGCCGTACGGAGGCGACCGGTCGTGGCGTCTACTACGGTATTCGCGAAGCCTGTAACCAGCCGGACCTGATGGAAAAACTGGGGTTGAACCTCGGAATTGCCGGTAAGACCATGGTTATCCAGGGCCTCGGAAACGTGGGTTCCCATACCGCAACGATCAGCCAGGATGAAGGTGGCGTGAAGATCATTGGCGTGAGTGAAGTAGAAGGTGCCATCTACAATCCGGAGGGTATCGATATCCACGCGCTGCTGCGCCACCGGGAGCACCACGGAAGCATCCTCAGCTTCCCCGGCGCCCAGGTCTACGGTAAGGATAAGCGCCGCGCCGTAATGGAATTTGAATGTGATATTCTCGTCCCCGCCGCCCTGGAAAACCAGATTGATAAGAACAACGCACCCAGCGTCAAGGCCAAGATCGTAGCCGAAGCGGCCAATGGACCGGTTACGGCGGACGGCGCGGCCATCCTCGCCGAACGGGGTGTAGTGGTGATTCCAGACATCTACCTCAATGCGGGTGGTGTTACGGTTAGCTATTTCGAATGGTTGAAGAACCTCAGCCACATGCGTTTTGGCCGGCTGGAGAAGCGTTTCGACGAACGCGTCTACACCAAGATCGTAGAGCAGATCGAATCCACTACTGGAAAAACCATCAGTGAACGGGATCGAGAGATGATCACCCGCGGTGCCGACGAGATTGATTTGATCCGGTCCGGCCTCGAAGAGACAATGATCACCGGTTTCCGTGGCATCTATACGCTGTACAAGAATAATGACGGGATCAAAGACCTCCGGACGGCGGCTTTTGCACTCGCAATCAGTAAGATATCCAGCGATTATATCGCTCTCGGTATCTGGCCATAA
- a CDS encoding Lrp/AsnC family transcriptional regulator, which translates to MSDRLDKIDLHILKILQDSSKITNLELSKRIGLSPAPTLERVKKLENNGVIQSYHAQVNPASIGLMVKTFVLVSLDWRKDAARENFLQQVNSIKEIVECHIITGEADFLIKIVCKDIPTYERLLFKTLQQIDEIERLKTLMTLSTVKHSKLLPYEYETE; encoded by the coding sequence ATGTCAGACAGACTCGATAAAATCGACCTTCACATTCTGAAAATTCTTCAGGACAGCAGCAAAATTACCAACCTCGAACTCTCCAAGCGGATTGGCCTCAGCCCAGCGCCGACGCTGGAACGCGTCAAGAAATTAGAGAACAATGGTGTCATCCAGAGCTACCACGCTCAGGTGAACCCAGCCTCCATTGGCCTCATGGTCAAAACCTTTGTGCTCGTCTCCCTGGATTGGCGAAAGGATGCGGCCCGGGAGAACTTCCTGCAGCAGGTCAACAGCATCAAGGAGATTGTGGAATGCCACATCATCACCGGCGAGGCCGATTTCCTGATCAAAATCGTTTGTAAAGACATACCCACTTACGAGCGCCTACTCTTCAAGACGCTTCAGCAGATCGACGAGATCGAACGACTCAAAACACTGATGACGCTGTCTACCGTTAAGCACTCCAAGCTGCTTCCTTACGAGTACGAAACGGAGTAG
- a CDS encoding carbon-nitrogen hydrolase: MRVGIVQQKNTGSRLGNITHSAGAARRCQEMGAELIVFQELHTGSYFCQTEDVDVFDRAESIPGPSTEFFGKLASELGVVIVTSLFEKRAPGLYHNTAVVIEKDGSIAGTYRKMHIPDDPAYYEKFYFTPGDKGFGVISTSVGKLGVLVCWDQWFPEAARLTAMAGADVLIYPTAIGYEKGDTPEEKARQRDAWLISQRGHAVANGLPVISVNRTGFEADPSGVTDGIQFWGSSFVCGPQGEYLHQLGENEQAEAVVEIDPRRTEAVRRIWPFFRDRRIDSYAGLTKRYLND, from the coding sequence ATGCGGGTAGGTATCGTACAGCAAAAGAACACCGGTAGTCGCTTGGGTAACATCACTCATTCTGCGGGCGCTGCACGCAGGTGCCAGGAAATGGGTGCGGAACTGATCGTCTTTCAGGAGTTGCACACCGGCAGCTACTTCTGCCAAACGGAAGATGTGGACGTCTTTGACCGAGCGGAGTCTATCCCCGGCCCAAGCACTGAGTTTTTTGGGAAGTTAGCCAGTGAGCTGGGCGTCGTCATCGTAACGAGCCTCTTTGAAAAGCGTGCCCCCGGGCTCTATCACAACACTGCCGTGGTCATCGAAAAAGATGGCTCCATCGCCGGTACTTACCGGAAGATGCACATCCCCGACGACCCGGCTTACTACGAGAAATTTTACTTCACGCCCGGTGACAAAGGATTTGGTGTCATCTCCACCAGCGTAGGGAAGTTAGGCGTCCTGGTTTGCTGGGACCAGTGGTTCCCCGAAGCCGCCCGCCTCACCGCCATGGCCGGCGCGGACGTCCTTATTTACCCAACCGCCATCGGCTACGAGAAGGGAGATACACCGGAAGAAAAAGCTCGCCAGCGGGATGCCTGGCTCATCAGCCAACGGGGCCACGCCGTCGCCAATGGCCTACCTGTCATCTCCGTAAACCGCACCGGTTTTGAAGCCGACCCCAGCGGGGTAACGGATGGTATCCAGTTTTGGGGATCCAGCTTCGTGTGTGGGCCGCAGGGGGAGTACCTCCACCAGTTAGGAGAAAACGAACAGGCGGAGGCCGTCGTGGAGATTGACCCCAGGCGCACGGAAGCTGTCCGAAGGATCTGGCCCTTCTTCCGGGATCGGCGGATTGATAGCTATGCGGGATTAACCAAGCGGTACCTTAATGATTAA
- a CDS encoding NINE protein, producing the protein MKSKIVAAILAWFLGAFGGHKFYLGQVGRGVLYLVFFWTFIPAIISFFEAIILLTMDDRKFDRLYNGVTDGAGGTTIVVQNYGAQPTAAYNQQPQAFAGIPADRVIRQDNSQAHKDHFEEEGDRLYRDYETREAIPLYMRSLENRSNNPKLHFKLACIHSMHEDTAKALSHLEKAINQGYADFQRINSHDHLSFLRSQSAYQVFKANGYKQPDIEEQIIDEVETPLQLNDDFLGQLERLAKLKEAGILSQEEFAAQKERLLR; encoded by the coding sequence ATGAAATCGAAAATTGTAGCGGCCATCCTGGCTTGGTTCCTGGGCGCATTTGGCGGCCATAAGTTCTATCTGGGCCAGGTAGGTAGAGGGGTGCTGTACCTCGTTTTCTTCTGGACGTTTATCCCCGCCATCATCAGTTTCTTCGAAGCCATTATTCTACTGACGATGGATGACAGGAAATTCGACCGGCTGTACAACGGCGTGACCGACGGGGCAGGCGGTACTACGATCGTCGTCCAAAACTATGGTGCACAACCTACTGCTGCCTACAATCAGCAACCGCAAGCCTTTGCGGGTATTCCCGCCGATCGGGTCATCAGACAAGATAACAGTCAAGCCCACAAGGACCACTTCGAGGAAGAAGGTGACCGGCTCTACCGGGACTACGAAACACGGGAAGCCATCCCCTTGTACATGCGCTCTTTGGAAAACAGAAGTAATAACCCGAAGCTCCATTTTAAACTGGCCTGTATCCACAGCATGCACGAAGACACAGCTAAGGCACTTTCTCACTTAGAGAAAGCGATCAACCAGGGGTACGCAGATTTTCAACGGATCAACTCCCACGATCACCTATCCTTTTTGCGCTCCCAAAGCGCTTACCAGGTCTTCAAGGCAAACGGATACAAACAGCCGGACATTGAGGAGCAAATCATCGATGAGGTGGAAACGCCCCTACAGCTCAATGACGATTTTCTCGGCCAGTTGGAGCGCTTGGCCAAACTAAAAGAAGCCGGCATTTTAAGCCAGGAAGAATTTGCCGCTCAGAAAGAAAGGCTGCTGCGCTGA
- a CDS encoding aldehyde dehydrogenase family protein: MNQDFLQELGLREDNHGTSTGQQGHHNEAKHIVSFSPVDGREIGRVSETTREQYDAVVAQAQVAFKHWRTVPAPQRGEIVRQYGEALRKHKDALGKLVSYEMGKSLQEGLGEVQEMIDICDFAVGLSRQLYGLTMHSERPLHRMYEQWHPMGIVGIISAFNFPVAVWSWNSMIALVCGDVTIWKPSEKTPLCGVACQNIWAKVAADNDLPEGISSLINGNYQVGEWMTEDKRLPLISATGSTRMGKIVAATVGARLGKSLLELGGNNAIIITESADMNLVLTGALFGAVGTCGQRCTSTRRLIVHESRYAEVRDKLKTAYGQLRIGDPLDQNNHVGPLIDKDSVNTYLEAIEKIKAEGGKTVVEGGVIEGEGYESGCYVKPAFFEVTKESAMPLHETFAPILYIMPYSTLEEAIEIQNNVPQGLSSAIMTTSMRDSERFLSAAGSDCGIANVNIGTSGAEIGGAFGGEKETGGGRESGSDSWKAYMRRQTNTINYSTELPLAQGIKFDL; the protein is encoded by the coding sequence ATGAACCAAGATTTTCTCCAGGAGCTCGGCCTCCGCGAAGACAACCATGGCACCAGCACCGGCCAGCAGGGCCACCACAACGAAGCCAAACACATCGTTTCTTTCAGCCCAGTTGATGGGCGGGAGATCGGGCGCGTAAGTGAGACGACGCGCGAGCAGTACGACGCCGTCGTCGCCCAAGCCCAAGTAGCCTTCAAACACTGGCGGACCGTACCCGCACCCCAGCGCGGCGAGATCGTACGTCAGTACGGAGAAGCCCTCCGAAAGCACAAGGACGCGCTCGGGAAACTCGTCTCCTACGAGATGGGAAAATCCCTTCAGGAAGGCCTAGGCGAGGTGCAGGAGATGATCGACATCTGTGACTTCGCAGTGGGCCTCAGCCGCCAACTCTACGGACTCACCATGCACTCTGAACGCCCCCTCCACCGGATGTACGAGCAGTGGCACCCCATGGGCATCGTCGGTATCATTTCGGCCTTCAACTTCCCCGTCGCCGTTTGGAGTTGGAACAGCATGATCGCCCTCGTTTGTGGTGACGTGACCATTTGGAAGCCCTCCGAAAAGACGCCACTCTGCGGCGTGGCCTGCCAGAATATCTGGGCGAAAGTGGCGGCGGATAATGACCTGCCCGAAGGCATTTCCAGCCTCATTAACGGTAATTACCAGGTTGGCGAATGGATGACCGAAGACAAGCGCCTCCCCCTCATTTCCGCCACCGGTTCAACGCGGATGGGTAAGATCGTCGCGGCTACCGTCGGAGCCCGCCTCGGTAAATCACTCCTCGAACTGGGGGGCAACAACGCCATCATCATCACCGAATCCGCCGATATGAACCTCGTGCTGACCGGTGCCCTATTCGGAGCCGTCGGCACCTGTGGCCAGCGCTGTACCTCTACCCGCCGACTGATCGTCCACGAATCGCGCTACGCGGAAGTTCGCGATAAACTCAAGACTGCCTACGGCCAACTCCGCATTGGCGACCCCCTGGATCAGAACAATCACGTCGGACCACTGATCGATAAGGATTCCGTCAACACATACCTCGAAGCCATCGAGAAGATCAAGGCGGAAGGCGGCAAGACCGTCGTTGAAGGCGGCGTCATCGAAGGCGAAGGTTACGAGAGTGGCTGCTACGTGAAACCGGCCTTTTTCGAGGTGACCAAGGAAAGCGCCATGCCACTCCACGAAACTTTTGCGCCAATCCTTTACATCATGCCCTACTCCACCCTGGAGGAGGCCATTGAGATCCAGAACAACGTTCCTCAGGGATTGAGCTCCGCCATCATGACGACCAGCATGCGCGACAGCGAACGCTTCCTTAGCGCAGCCGGCTCCGATTGCGGTATCGCCAACGTGAACATCGGTACCTCCGGTGCGGAAATTGGCGGCGCTTTCGGCGGAGAGAAGGAAACCGGCGGTGGCCGCGAATCCGGCTCCGACAGCTGGAAGGCATATATGCGCCGGCAAACTAATACGATCAACTACTCCACGGAACTACCACTGGCGCAGGGGATCAAGTTTGATCTGTAG
- a CDS encoding Uma2 family endonuclease, giving the protein MTALPMQSVAPRDINLGALGIQPFKITLERYTALIDAGFLDENDKVELIFGQLVEIMPVGKKHGDCIDDLNDFFTPQYFKTHRCRVQNPVNLAHNSQPEPDFALINRASYAQRDGNPIVDDIDLLIEVSDSTLSFDRTIKTNLYAYSGVNEYWIVNLVENVIEVHLSPDLKSGLYNSVSRFGLEEQFESPFCGRVSVKELIKL; this is encoded by the coding sequence ATGACCGCACTACCAATGCAATCTGTTGCTCCCCGGGATATTAACCTTGGGGCACTTGGCATCCAACCATTCAAGATTACGCTTGAACGGTACACTGCTTTAATAGACGCGGGGTTTCTGGACGAAAACGATAAGGTCGAATTGATCTTTGGCCAACTTGTTGAAATTATGCCTGTAGGAAAGAAGCATGGAGATTGTATCGATGACCTAAATGACTTCTTTACCCCCCAATATTTTAAAACTCATCGTTGCCGGGTGCAAAATCCCGTAAATCTTGCGCATAATTCTCAACCAGAACCTGATTTTGCTCTGATCAACAGAGCATCCTACGCGCAGCGTGATGGCAACCCAATAGTCGATGACATCGATTTATTAATCGAAGTCTCAGATTCCACGTTGAGTTTTGACAGAACGATAAAGACCAACCTGTATGCTTACAGCGGGGTCAATGAATATTGGATCGTCAATTTGGTCGAGAATGTGATTGAGGTGCATTTGTCACCGGACTTGAAATCGGGGCTGTATAATTCAGTAAGTAGATTTGGTCTAGAGGAGCAGTTTGAAAGCCCTTTCTGCGGTAGGGTCAGCGTAAAAGAGCTAATTAAGCTTTAA
- a CDS encoding DEAD/DEAH box helicase gives MTTYEESDLRDELKRAVADLGFTTPTPVQAEAIPIILADGKRDLVALARTGTGKTAGFGLPTVNDIDTDIEAVQALILCPTRELCLQIARDLDTFAKYRKDVKITAVYGGAPITHQIREIRSGSQIIVGTPGRTLDLINRKKLKLENLKRVILDEADEMLNMGFQEELNSILGATPEDKQTLLFSATMPKEARKISKDYMTDPAEISVGHEDAGESKVVHQYFKVKGSSRFALLRLLVELDPDMYAVIFCRTRREVNGVAEDLRYAGHAADALHGDMSQAQRDDVMQRFRKRRIQLLVATDVAARGLDVQDLTHVINYNLPDAPEVYVHRSGRTGRAGKEGIAMSIVTGREVRHIRAIEKYSNITFEQVPVPTQKEVYKMRALRFAEKIKAATLDDKVAAYLPEVMDSFEGIEREELIQKILGYGLNELSRQLTGQGEIKADNTQEKKKMDRGSGSYTTLSIAVGRKNGYTVPQIIGMMNRRLPGKKINFGKIDIQNNLTYIGVDSKAARKVVAAFEGAQDKGQDLNVRIFEGGTNVDGGDRGGYGGKKKKQYRPGNFKPRPKFGAKKKKHRKG, from the coding sequence ATGACCACCTACGAAGAAAGTGACCTCCGCGACGAACTCAAACGCGCGGTAGCCGACCTCGGCTTCACTACCCCCACGCCCGTTCAAGCAGAAGCCATCCCCATCATTCTCGCCGACGGCAAGCGTGACCTCGTCGCCCTCGCCCGCACCGGTACCGGAAAAACCGCTGGTTTCGGACTGCCGACCGTCAACGATATCGACACCGACATTGAAGCCGTGCAAGCCTTGATCCTTTGCCCAACGCGGGAACTCTGCCTGCAGATTGCGCGAGATCTCGACACCTTCGCCAAGTATCGCAAGGACGTGAAGATCACCGCCGTCTACGGTGGCGCACCGATCACTCATCAGATCCGGGAAATCCGTTCCGGATCCCAGATCATCGTGGGAACCCCAGGTCGAACGCTGGACCTCATCAATCGCAAGAAGCTGAAGCTGGAAAACTTGAAGCGCGTCATCCTCGATGAGGCCGACGAGATGCTCAACATGGGTTTTCAGGAAGAACTGAACAGCATCCTCGGTGCCACGCCCGAAGACAAGCAAACTTTGCTCTTCAGCGCCACCATGCCGAAGGAGGCCCGCAAGATCAGTAAGGACTACATGACGGACCCCGCCGAGATCAGCGTGGGCCACGAAGATGCCGGCGAATCCAAAGTCGTCCACCAGTACTTCAAAGTGAAGGGCAGCAGCCGTTTCGCCCTCCTCCGCCTGCTGGTGGAACTGGACCCGGACATGTACGCCGTGATCTTCTGTCGCACCCGCCGCGAAGTGAATGGCGTTGCCGAAGACCTTCGGTATGCCGGCCACGCCGCCGACGCCCTCCACGGAGACATGAGCCAGGCGCAGCGCGATGACGTCATGCAACGCTTCCGCAAGCGCCGCATCCAACTACTCGTGGCAACGGACGTAGCCGCCCGCGGCCTCGATGTGCAGGACCTCACCCACGTCATCAACTACAACCTACCGGATGCTCCCGAGGTGTACGTTCACCGCTCCGGCCGTACGGGCCGCGCCGGTAAGGAAGGCATCGCGATGAGCATTGTCACCGGCCGCGAAGTGCGCCACATCCGGGCCATCGAGAAGTACAGCAACATCACCTTTGAGCAGGTCCCCGTACCTACCCAGAAGGAAGTGTACAAGATGCGTGCCCTACGCTTCGCAGAAAAGATCAAAGCCGCAACGTTGGACGACAAGGTGGCGGCCTACCTCCCCGAAGTGATGGATTCCTTCGAAGGCATTGAACGGGAGGAGCTGATTCAGAAGATCTTAGGTTACGGCCTCAACGAACTTTCCCGCCAGCTCACTGGCCAGGGTGAGATCAAAGCCGACAATACCCAGGAAAAGAAGAAAATGGACCGCGGTTCCGGATCCTACACCACGCTTTCCATCGCCGTTGGCCGCAAAAATGGCTACACCGTGCCGCAGATCATCGGCATGATGAACCGCCGCCTGCCCGGCAAGAAGATCAACTTCGGTAAGATCGACATCCAGAATAACCTGACCTACATCGGCGTGGATAGCAAAGCGGCCCGCAAAGTAGTTGCTGCATTTGAAGGGGCACAGGACAAGGGCCAGGACCTCAACGTACGTATCTTCGAAGGAGGCACCAACGTAGACGGTGGCGACCGGGGCGGCTACGGCGGCAAGAAAAAGAAGCAGTACCGGCCGGGTAATTTCAAGCCACGGCCAAAGTTCGGCGCTAAGAAAAAGAAGCACCGCAAGGGGTAG